Proteins found in one Crassostrea angulata isolate pt1a10 chromosome 3, ASM2561291v2, whole genome shotgun sequence genomic segment:
- the LOC128177112 gene encoding WD repeat-containing protein 64-like isoform X3 produces the protein MSEIAEHPGDGLARPYTVGTFQTRLDKFESFIKDITFQDVEATPEERRQWITESLRFDQFCDSIRDLFGSDIKNADLKAIYRKISTNPDAKVDWSELFGYFQSAAEEHEEAAGVGEEVSIFTVSKRQRVGEAAGDKTRRDTVQCLRFVPSLDGYVSASQKGAIVIWNSSLRMLSCIDINEAAWVTGCEYLPNIRRAVCCTERSIVVWDHRAKGKNQHVFSIKPFENSPQCICNVPTSSHLHEDTVLFGDDQGYINVLRILSKDLTIKNAKDAEKIQNTQPIPNYPIELDKLSYKIEKRKIHHDWVLKVKYFPELRCFASCSPHSKQSFVLEEIDRLYDDGEVRGVSIYKGVNCFDYCAKANIIATGGVDKVIRVWHPHIFSRPTGKLMGHLFTIVDICCNEKDQHLISLSTARVFRVWDIHTLTCLQVFTDNEERPGEKRIYSMVFDSRHERLLTGSSVIDSWPLTRAVQDTMQVPHTHDRPISQVVLNRELNQVITMCTESHIKIWELETGKRVGTINNAHDDNVEVTALCLDKSGYRMATGGFDGSIKVWDFGSGQVIKKKSGRHSEEDLSIVGMAYTYFQGDRVLLAVGWNNKIRMLLDTNENYDLPVVREFLDVYYWTAESGITPRDDPFPPTDPLPDIGQNTQVSMGSRKPSHVGSVFRKDYILSSHDLSSFTMYTDDTLITGCTDGTIVFWDVQKGEVQKVFQFPTDDGEEEQSSSKPRSRMGNERRVNMIKVMVHRERKLDPAYVKKKEEEEKEEKELEIIMSQKTSRRVSRANSRASRQSTAPAPIQVDSQKQKALMDEITAKVEGVEFEKTEDLTDAKIEEMIKNDDGDEKRDEEKSDDGFTKAESEDEEIEDEESKYITEEYAPILVSVHQDSFIRFWTMEGQLLREVSAVTRRTGTPVTCITHDENSNCMITGDIKGYLTLWSISKLLKNPESTEQNAVKQLICWRAHLVKIVSLMYIDKLKAIFSGSTDGSVRVWWGHKGRFIGFFSQHRPFVFPRNEESAGPATLPYDITEAPLAPVKVKSAKQKIRTKENIKFPLVVDYERWQPFRRSAYNRDKQTTSRKKRIPQPEDRKFFGALIKPKAYNHHLESFNTADKNQGAVFRALPVYRIKTPKKVTIPEPSYKIPTEDESQSYLFGNASKAPATNKIQRRQTTIIKPPPGGGLQGSSTSRSVVSSSNIASPRRQSRPS, from the exons ATGTCTGAGATCGCTGAACACCCCGGGGACGGGCTGGCCCGCCCGTACACCGTGGGGACATTTCAGACCCGTCTTGATAAGTTTGAGAGTTTCATTAAGGACATCACTTTCCAGGATGTTGAGGCCACACCTGAGGAACGGAGGCAATGGATCACAG AGAGCCTGAGGTTTGACCAGTTCTGTGACTCCATACGGGACCTGTTTGGTTCTGACATAAAGAATGCTGACCTGAAGGCCATCTACAGAAAGATTTCCACAAACCCAGACGCCAAGGTCGACTGGAGCGAG TTGTTCGGTTATTTCCAATCGGCGGCGGAGGAGCACGAGGAGGCAGCCGGCGTCGGGGAAGAGGTCAGCATCTTCACCGTCTCCAAGCGACAGCGCGTGGGAGAAGCTGCAG GGGATAAAACTCGTCGCGACACCGTGCAATGTTTGCGCTTTGTTCCATCGCTGGACGGCTACGTTTCAGCGTCACAAAAAGGAGCCATCGTCATATGGAATAGTTCA CTTCGAATGCTATCCTGTATCGACATTAAT GAAGCTGCTTGGGTTACTGGTTGTGAATACCTTCCAAACATACGCAGAGCGGTGTGTTGTACTGAAAGGAGCATTGTTGTTTGGGATCATCGTGCTAAGGGAAAAAATCAA CATGTGTTTTCTATCAAACCTTTTGAGAACTCCCCTCAGTGTATCTGCAATGTTCCTACTTCCTCTCACCTCCATGAGGATACAGTATTATTCGGAGATGATCAGGGCTATATCAATGTTTTACGGATACTCAGCAAAGACTTGACAATAAAAAATGCAAAggatgcagaaaaaatacagaatACTCAACCTATTCCCAATTATCCTATTGAACTTGATAAACTGTCATA taaaatagAAAAGAGGAAAATTCACCATGACTGGGTGCTAAAGGTGAAGTATTTTCCTGAGCTGAGATGTTTTGCATCCTGTTCCCCCCACAGCAAGCAGTCCTTTGTACTAGAGGAGATAGACAGGCTTTATGATGATGG gGAAGTGCGAGGTGTATCAATCTACAAAGGGGTGAATTGTTTTGATTATTGTGCCAAAGCCAACATAATTGCCACAGGGGGAGTGGACAAAGTCATCAGGGTGTGGCACCCTCACATCTTCTCCAGACCAACag GGAAACTGATGGGTCACTTGTTTACCATTGTTGACATTTGTTGCAATGAGAAAGACCAGCATCTGATCAGCCTGTCCACAGCCCGTGTGTTCAGAGTGTGGGACATTCACACCTTGACCTGTTTACAG GTCTTTACAGACAACGAGGAGAGACCTGGTGAAAAGAGAATCTATTCCATGGTATTTGATTCAAGGCATGAAAGGCTTTTGACAg GATCCAGTGTGATCGACTCATGGCCCCTGACTCGGGCTGTACAGGACACGATGCAGGTGCCCCACACACATGACAGACCCATCAGCCAGGTGGTTCTCAACCGAGAACTGAATCAGGTCATCACCATGTGTACAGAGTCACACATCAAG ATCTGGGAGCTGGAGACAGGTAAGAGGGTCGGGACCATTAACAATGCCCACGACGACAATGTGGAGGTGACGGCTCTCTGTCTGGACAAGTCCGGCTACAGGATGGCCACGGGAGGATTTGACG GGTCTATTAAGGTGTGGGATTTTGGGTCAGGCCAGGtgattaaaaagaaatcagGTCGTCACTCTGAAGAGGACCTCAGTATTGTGGGAATGGCTTACACCTACTTCCAGGGGGACCGCGTGCTTCTAGCTGTGGGATGGAATAACAAAATTAGGATGCTTCTG GATACCAATGAGAATTATGATTTGCCGGTGGTGCGAGAGTTTCTGGACGTGTACTACTGGACAGCAGAATCAGGGATCACCCCTAGAGATGACCCGTTTCCTCCCACTGACCCACTCCCAGATATAGGTCAAAACACACAGGTGTCAATGGGATCAAGGAAACCCTCCCATGTAGGATCAGTATTTAGAAAG GACTACATTCTCAGCTCCCATGATTTATCCTCATTTACCATGTACACAGACGATACACTGATTACTGGGTGTACGGATGGAACTATTGTCTTCTGGGATGTACAGAAGGGGGAGGTTCAAAAAGT GTTCCAATTCCCTACTGATGATGGAGAAGAGGAGCAGTCTTCCAGTAAGCCGCGGTCAAGGATGGGCAATGAGCGACGTGTCAACATGATCAAAGTGATGGTCCACAGAGAGAGGAAACTCGACCCTGCCTATGTCAA GAAGAAGGAGGAAGAAGAAAAAGAGGAGAAGGAATTAGAGATTATTATGTCTCAAAAAACGAGTCGACGAGTATCCCGAGCCAATTCTCGAGCTTCCAGGCAATCCACAGCACCTGCTCCAATACAA gTAGACTCACAAAAACAGAAGGCTTTGATGGATGAAATTACAGCAAAAGTCGAAGGGGTGGAATTTGAAAAAACTGAAGATTTGACAGATGCAAAGATAGAAG aaatgataaaaaatgatgatGGTGATGAAAAACGAGATGAAGAGAAATCAGATGATGGTTTTACGAAGGCGGAATCTGAGGATGAGGAGATTGAGGATGAGGAGAGTAAATACATCACAGAGGAGTATGCCCCAATCCTTGTATCAGTACACCAAGACTCCTTCATCAGGTTCTGGACAATGGAG GGGCAGCTACTGAGGGAGGTGTCAGCTGTTACGAGGAGAACCGGGACTCCCGTCACATGTATCACACACGATGAGAACAGTAACTGCATGATAACAGGGGACATTA agggTTATTTGACATTATGGAGCATTAGCAAACTGTTGAAGAACCCGGAATCCACAGAACAG AATGCAGTAAAACAGTTGATCTGTTGGCGGGCTCATCTGGTCAAGATTGTCTCCCTTATGTACATAGATAAACTCAAGGCCATATTTTCTGGGTCCACAGATGGATCAGTCAG GGTTTGGTGGGGTCACAAAGGTCGTTTTATAGGCTTTTTCAGCCAGCATAGACCTTTTGTGTTTCCAAGGAACGAAGAGTCAGCAGGACCAGCAACTCTGCCCTATGATATTACAGAg GCTCCTCTTGCCCCAGTTAAAGTTAAAAGTGCAAAGCAAAAGATTAGAACCAAGGAAAACATCAAGTTCCCTCTTGTGGTTGACTATGAAAG GTGGCAGCCTTTTAGACGATCAGCTTATAATCGGGATAAACAGACAACAAGTCGCAAAAAACGCATTCCTCAACCGGAGGACAGAAAATTCTTTGGAGCACTTATCAAACCAAAG GCCTACAATCATCACTTAGAGAGTTTTAACACAGCTGATAAAAACCAAGGAGCAGTATTTAGGGCTTTGCCTGTGTATCGG ATAAAAACTCCAAAGAAAGTGACCATTCCAGAACCTAGCTATAAGATTCCCACAGAGGATGAGTCCCAGAGCTACCTGTTTGGGAACGCCAGCAAG GCTCCGGCAACCAACAAGATACAGAGACGACAGACGACAATCATTAAGCCGCCGCCAGGGGGCGGTTTGCAGGGTTCTTCCACCAGTCGTTCTGTGGTATCTTCTTCTAACATCGCCTCACCCAGGAGACAGAGTCGTCCGTCGTAG
- the LOC128177112 gene encoding WD repeat-containing protein 64-like isoform X5: MSEIAEHPGDGLARPYTVGTFQTRLDKFESFIKDITFQDVEATPEERRQWITESLRFDQFCDSIRDLFGSDIKNADLKAIYRKISTNPDAKVDWSELFGYFQSAAEEHEEAAGVGEEVSIFTVSKRQRVGEAAGDKTRRDTVQCLRFVPSLDGYVSASQKGAIVIWNSSLRMLSCIDINEAAWVTGCEYLPNIRRAVCCTERSIVVWDHRAKGKNQHVFSIKPFENSPQCICNVPTSSHLHEDTVLFGDDQGYINVLRILSKDLTIKNAKDAEKIQNTQPIPNYPIELDKLSYKIEKRKIHHDWVLKVKYFPELRCFASCSPHSKQSFVLEEIDRLYDDGEVRGVSIYKGVNCFDYCAKANIIATGGVDKVIRVWHPHIFSRPTGKLMGHLFTIVDICCNEKDQHLISLSTARVFRVWDIHTLTCLQVFTDNEERPGEKRIYSMVFDSRHERLLTGSSVIDSWPLTRAVQDTMQVPHTHDRPISQVVLNRELNQVITMCTESHIKIWELETGKRVGTINNAHDDNVEVTALCLDKSGYRMATGGFDGSIKVWDFGSGQVIKKKSGRHSEEDLSIVGMAYTYFQGDRVLLAVGWNNKIRMLLDTNENYDLPVVREFLDVYYWTAESGITPRDDPFPPTDPLPDIGQNTQVSMGSRKPSHVGSVFRKDYILSSHDLSSFTMYTDDTLITGCTDGTIVFWDVQKGEVQKVFQFPTDDGEEEQSSSKPRSRMGNERRVNMIKVMVHRERKLDPAYVKKKEEEEKEEKELEIIMSQKTSRRVSRANSRASRQSTAPAPIQVDSQKQKALMDEITAKVEGVEFEKTEDLTDAKIEEMIKNDDGDEKRDEEKSDDGFTKAESEDEEIEDEESKYITEEYAPILVSVHQDSFIRFWTMEGQLLREVSAVTRRTGTPVTCITHDENSNCMITGDIKGYLTLWSISKLLKNPESTEQNAVKQLICWRAHLVKIVSLMYIDKLKAIFSGSTDGSVRVWWGHKGRFIGFFSQHRPFVFPRNEESAGPATLPYDITEAPLAPVKVKSAKQKIRTKENIKFPLVVDYERWQPFRRSAYNRDKQTTSRKKRIPQPEDRKFFGALIKPKDYLKKVLSPTNKWAYNHHLESFNTADKNQGAVFRALPVYRIKTPKKVTIPEPSYKIPTEDESQSYLFGNASKFQFNFDI, from the exons ATGTCTGAGATCGCTGAACACCCCGGGGACGGGCTGGCCCGCCCGTACACCGTGGGGACATTTCAGACCCGTCTTGATAAGTTTGAGAGTTTCATTAAGGACATCACTTTCCAGGATGTTGAGGCCACACCTGAGGAACGGAGGCAATGGATCACAG AGAGCCTGAGGTTTGACCAGTTCTGTGACTCCATACGGGACCTGTTTGGTTCTGACATAAAGAATGCTGACCTGAAGGCCATCTACAGAAAGATTTCCACAAACCCAGACGCCAAGGTCGACTGGAGCGAG TTGTTCGGTTATTTCCAATCGGCGGCGGAGGAGCACGAGGAGGCAGCCGGCGTCGGGGAAGAGGTCAGCATCTTCACCGTCTCCAAGCGACAGCGCGTGGGAGAAGCTGCAG GGGATAAAACTCGTCGCGACACCGTGCAATGTTTGCGCTTTGTTCCATCGCTGGACGGCTACGTTTCAGCGTCACAAAAAGGAGCCATCGTCATATGGAATAGTTCA CTTCGAATGCTATCCTGTATCGACATTAAT GAAGCTGCTTGGGTTACTGGTTGTGAATACCTTCCAAACATACGCAGAGCGGTGTGTTGTACTGAAAGGAGCATTGTTGTTTGGGATCATCGTGCTAAGGGAAAAAATCAA CATGTGTTTTCTATCAAACCTTTTGAGAACTCCCCTCAGTGTATCTGCAATGTTCCTACTTCCTCTCACCTCCATGAGGATACAGTATTATTCGGAGATGATCAGGGCTATATCAATGTTTTACGGATACTCAGCAAAGACTTGACAATAAAAAATGCAAAggatgcagaaaaaatacagaatACTCAACCTATTCCCAATTATCCTATTGAACTTGATAAACTGTCATA taaaatagAAAAGAGGAAAATTCACCATGACTGGGTGCTAAAGGTGAAGTATTTTCCTGAGCTGAGATGTTTTGCATCCTGTTCCCCCCACAGCAAGCAGTCCTTTGTACTAGAGGAGATAGACAGGCTTTATGATGATGG gGAAGTGCGAGGTGTATCAATCTACAAAGGGGTGAATTGTTTTGATTATTGTGCCAAAGCCAACATAATTGCCACAGGGGGAGTGGACAAAGTCATCAGGGTGTGGCACCCTCACATCTTCTCCAGACCAACag GGAAACTGATGGGTCACTTGTTTACCATTGTTGACATTTGTTGCAATGAGAAAGACCAGCATCTGATCAGCCTGTCCACAGCCCGTGTGTTCAGAGTGTGGGACATTCACACCTTGACCTGTTTACAG GTCTTTACAGACAACGAGGAGAGACCTGGTGAAAAGAGAATCTATTCCATGGTATTTGATTCAAGGCATGAAAGGCTTTTGACAg GATCCAGTGTGATCGACTCATGGCCCCTGACTCGGGCTGTACAGGACACGATGCAGGTGCCCCACACACATGACAGACCCATCAGCCAGGTGGTTCTCAACCGAGAACTGAATCAGGTCATCACCATGTGTACAGAGTCACACATCAAG ATCTGGGAGCTGGAGACAGGTAAGAGGGTCGGGACCATTAACAATGCCCACGACGACAATGTGGAGGTGACGGCTCTCTGTCTGGACAAGTCCGGCTACAGGATGGCCACGGGAGGATTTGACG GGTCTATTAAGGTGTGGGATTTTGGGTCAGGCCAGGtgattaaaaagaaatcagGTCGTCACTCTGAAGAGGACCTCAGTATTGTGGGAATGGCTTACACCTACTTCCAGGGGGACCGCGTGCTTCTAGCTGTGGGATGGAATAACAAAATTAGGATGCTTCTG GATACCAATGAGAATTATGATTTGCCGGTGGTGCGAGAGTTTCTGGACGTGTACTACTGGACAGCAGAATCAGGGATCACCCCTAGAGATGACCCGTTTCCTCCCACTGACCCACTCCCAGATATAGGTCAAAACACACAGGTGTCAATGGGATCAAGGAAACCCTCCCATGTAGGATCAGTATTTAGAAAG GACTACATTCTCAGCTCCCATGATTTATCCTCATTTACCATGTACACAGACGATACACTGATTACTGGGTGTACGGATGGAACTATTGTCTTCTGGGATGTACAGAAGGGGGAGGTTCAAAAAGT GTTCCAATTCCCTACTGATGATGGAGAAGAGGAGCAGTCTTCCAGTAAGCCGCGGTCAAGGATGGGCAATGAGCGACGTGTCAACATGATCAAAGTGATGGTCCACAGAGAGAGGAAACTCGACCCTGCCTATGTCAA GAAGAAGGAGGAAGAAGAAAAAGAGGAGAAGGAATTAGAGATTATTATGTCTCAAAAAACGAGTCGACGAGTATCCCGAGCCAATTCTCGAGCTTCCAGGCAATCCACAGCACCTGCTCCAATACAA gTAGACTCACAAAAACAGAAGGCTTTGATGGATGAAATTACAGCAAAAGTCGAAGGGGTGGAATTTGAAAAAACTGAAGATTTGACAGATGCAAAGATAGAAG aaatgataaaaaatgatgatGGTGATGAAAAACGAGATGAAGAGAAATCAGATGATGGTTTTACGAAGGCGGAATCTGAGGATGAGGAGATTGAGGATGAGGAGAGTAAATACATCACAGAGGAGTATGCCCCAATCCTTGTATCAGTACACCAAGACTCCTTCATCAGGTTCTGGACAATGGAG GGGCAGCTACTGAGGGAGGTGTCAGCTGTTACGAGGAGAACCGGGACTCCCGTCACATGTATCACACACGATGAGAACAGTAACTGCATGATAACAGGGGACATTA agggTTATTTGACATTATGGAGCATTAGCAAACTGTTGAAGAACCCGGAATCCACAGAACAG AATGCAGTAAAACAGTTGATCTGTTGGCGGGCTCATCTGGTCAAGATTGTCTCCCTTATGTACATAGATAAACTCAAGGCCATATTTTCTGGGTCCACAGATGGATCAGTCAG GGTTTGGTGGGGTCACAAAGGTCGTTTTATAGGCTTTTTCAGCCAGCATAGACCTTTTGTGTTTCCAAGGAACGAAGAGTCAGCAGGACCAGCAACTCTGCCCTATGATATTACAGAg GCTCCTCTTGCCCCAGTTAAAGTTAAAAGTGCAAAGCAAAAGATTAGAACCAAGGAAAACATCAAGTTCCCTCTTGTGGTTGACTATGAAAG GTGGCAGCCTTTTAGACGATCAGCTTATAATCGGGATAAACAGACAACAAGTCGCAAAAAACGCATTCCTCAACCGGAGGACAGAAAATTCTTTGGAGCACTTATCAAACCAAAG GATTACTTAAAGAAAGTTTTATCTCCCACTAATAAATGG GCCTACAATCATCACTTAGAGAGTTTTAACACAGCTGATAAAAACCAAGGAGCAGTATTTAGGGCTTTGCCTGTGTATCGG ATAAAAACTCCAAAGAAAGTGACCATTCCAGAACCTAGCTATAAGATTCCCACAGAGGATGAGTCCCAGAGCTACCTGTTTGGGAACGCCAGCAAG ttCCAGTTTAATTTCGACATCTAG
- the LOC128177112 gene encoding WD repeat-containing protein 64-like isoform X1, whose product MSEIAEHPGDGLARPYTVGTFQTRLDKFESFIKDITFQDVEATPEERRQWITESLRFDQFCDSIRDLFGSDIKNADLKAIYRKISTNPDAKVDWSELFGYFQSAAEEHEEAAGVGEEVSIFTVSKRQRVGEAAGDKTRRDTVQCLRFVPSLDGYVSASQKGAIVIWNSSLRMLSCIDINEAAWVTGCEYLPNIRRAVCCTERSIVVWDHRAKGKNQHVFSIKPFENSPQCICNVPTSSHLHEDTVLFGDDQGYINVLRILSKDLTIKNAKDAEKIQNTQPIPNYPIELDKLSYKIEKRKIHHDWVLKVKYFPELRCFASCSPHSKQSFVLEEIDRLYDDGEVRGVSIYKGVNCFDYCAKANIIATGGVDKVIRVWHPHIFSRPTGKLMGHLFTIVDICCNEKDQHLISLSTARVFRVWDIHTLTCLQVFTDNEERPGEKRIYSMVFDSRHERLLTGSSVIDSWPLTRAVQDTMQVPHTHDRPISQVVLNRELNQVITMCTESHIKIWELETGKRVGTINNAHDDNVEVTALCLDKSGYRMATGGFDGSIKVWDFGSGQVIKKKSGRHSEEDLSIVGMAYTYFQGDRVLLAVGWNNKIRMLLDTNENYDLPVVREFLDVYYWTAESGITPRDDPFPPTDPLPDIGQNTQVSMGSRKPSHVGSVFRKDYILSSHDLSSFTMYTDDTLITGCTDGTIVFWDVQKGEVQKVFQFPTDDGEEEQSSSKPRSRMGNERRVNMIKVMVHRERKLDPAYVKKKEEEEKEEKELEIIMSQKTSRRVSRANSRASRQSTAPAPIQVDSQKQKALMDEITAKVEGVEFEKTEDLTDAKIEEMIKNDDGDEKRDEEKSDDGFTKAESEDEEIEDEESKYITEEYAPILVSVHQDSFIRFWTMEGQLLREVSAVTRRTGTPVTCITHDENSNCMITGDIKGYLTLWSISKLLKNPESTEQNAVKQLICWRAHLVKIVSLMYIDKLKAIFSGSTDGSVRVWWGHKGRFIGFFSQHRPFVFPRNEESAGPATLPYDITEAPLAPVKVKSAKQKIRTKENIKFPLVVDYERWQPFRRSAYNRDKQTTSRKKRIPQPEDRKFFGALIKPKDYLKKVLSPTNKWAYNHHLESFNTADKNQGAVFRALPVYRIKTPKKVTIPEPSYKIPTEDESQSYLFGNASKAPATNKIQRRQTTIIKPPPGGGLQGSSTSRSVVSSSNIASPRRQSRPS is encoded by the exons ATGTCTGAGATCGCTGAACACCCCGGGGACGGGCTGGCCCGCCCGTACACCGTGGGGACATTTCAGACCCGTCTTGATAAGTTTGAGAGTTTCATTAAGGACATCACTTTCCAGGATGTTGAGGCCACACCTGAGGAACGGAGGCAATGGATCACAG AGAGCCTGAGGTTTGACCAGTTCTGTGACTCCATACGGGACCTGTTTGGTTCTGACATAAAGAATGCTGACCTGAAGGCCATCTACAGAAAGATTTCCACAAACCCAGACGCCAAGGTCGACTGGAGCGAG TTGTTCGGTTATTTCCAATCGGCGGCGGAGGAGCACGAGGAGGCAGCCGGCGTCGGGGAAGAGGTCAGCATCTTCACCGTCTCCAAGCGACAGCGCGTGGGAGAAGCTGCAG GGGATAAAACTCGTCGCGACACCGTGCAATGTTTGCGCTTTGTTCCATCGCTGGACGGCTACGTTTCAGCGTCACAAAAAGGAGCCATCGTCATATGGAATAGTTCA CTTCGAATGCTATCCTGTATCGACATTAAT GAAGCTGCTTGGGTTACTGGTTGTGAATACCTTCCAAACATACGCAGAGCGGTGTGTTGTACTGAAAGGAGCATTGTTGTTTGGGATCATCGTGCTAAGGGAAAAAATCAA CATGTGTTTTCTATCAAACCTTTTGAGAACTCCCCTCAGTGTATCTGCAATGTTCCTACTTCCTCTCACCTCCATGAGGATACAGTATTATTCGGAGATGATCAGGGCTATATCAATGTTTTACGGATACTCAGCAAAGACTTGACAATAAAAAATGCAAAggatgcagaaaaaatacagaatACTCAACCTATTCCCAATTATCCTATTGAACTTGATAAACTGTCATA taaaatagAAAAGAGGAAAATTCACCATGACTGGGTGCTAAAGGTGAAGTATTTTCCTGAGCTGAGATGTTTTGCATCCTGTTCCCCCCACAGCAAGCAGTCCTTTGTACTAGAGGAGATAGACAGGCTTTATGATGATGG gGAAGTGCGAGGTGTATCAATCTACAAAGGGGTGAATTGTTTTGATTATTGTGCCAAAGCCAACATAATTGCCACAGGGGGAGTGGACAAAGTCATCAGGGTGTGGCACCCTCACATCTTCTCCAGACCAACag GGAAACTGATGGGTCACTTGTTTACCATTGTTGACATTTGTTGCAATGAGAAAGACCAGCATCTGATCAGCCTGTCCACAGCCCGTGTGTTCAGAGTGTGGGACATTCACACCTTGACCTGTTTACAG GTCTTTACAGACAACGAGGAGAGACCTGGTGAAAAGAGAATCTATTCCATGGTATTTGATTCAAGGCATGAAAGGCTTTTGACAg GATCCAGTGTGATCGACTCATGGCCCCTGACTCGGGCTGTACAGGACACGATGCAGGTGCCCCACACACATGACAGACCCATCAGCCAGGTGGTTCTCAACCGAGAACTGAATCAGGTCATCACCATGTGTACAGAGTCACACATCAAG ATCTGGGAGCTGGAGACAGGTAAGAGGGTCGGGACCATTAACAATGCCCACGACGACAATGTGGAGGTGACGGCTCTCTGTCTGGACAAGTCCGGCTACAGGATGGCCACGGGAGGATTTGACG GGTCTATTAAGGTGTGGGATTTTGGGTCAGGCCAGGtgattaaaaagaaatcagGTCGTCACTCTGAAGAGGACCTCAGTATTGTGGGAATGGCTTACACCTACTTCCAGGGGGACCGCGTGCTTCTAGCTGTGGGATGGAATAACAAAATTAGGATGCTTCTG GATACCAATGAGAATTATGATTTGCCGGTGGTGCGAGAGTTTCTGGACGTGTACTACTGGACAGCAGAATCAGGGATCACCCCTAGAGATGACCCGTTTCCTCCCACTGACCCACTCCCAGATATAGGTCAAAACACACAGGTGTCAATGGGATCAAGGAAACCCTCCCATGTAGGATCAGTATTTAGAAAG GACTACATTCTCAGCTCCCATGATTTATCCTCATTTACCATGTACACAGACGATACACTGATTACTGGGTGTACGGATGGAACTATTGTCTTCTGGGATGTACAGAAGGGGGAGGTTCAAAAAGT GTTCCAATTCCCTACTGATGATGGAGAAGAGGAGCAGTCTTCCAGTAAGCCGCGGTCAAGGATGGGCAATGAGCGACGTGTCAACATGATCAAAGTGATGGTCCACAGAGAGAGGAAACTCGACCCTGCCTATGTCAA GAAGAAGGAGGAAGAAGAAAAAGAGGAGAAGGAATTAGAGATTATTATGTCTCAAAAAACGAGTCGACGAGTATCCCGAGCCAATTCTCGAGCTTCCAGGCAATCCACAGCACCTGCTCCAATACAA gTAGACTCACAAAAACAGAAGGCTTTGATGGATGAAATTACAGCAAAAGTCGAAGGGGTGGAATTTGAAAAAACTGAAGATTTGACAGATGCAAAGATAGAAG aaatgataaaaaatgatgatGGTGATGAAAAACGAGATGAAGAGAAATCAGATGATGGTTTTACGAAGGCGGAATCTGAGGATGAGGAGATTGAGGATGAGGAGAGTAAATACATCACAGAGGAGTATGCCCCAATCCTTGTATCAGTACACCAAGACTCCTTCATCAGGTTCTGGACAATGGAG GGGCAGCTACTGAGGGAGGTGTCAGCTGTTACGAGGAGAACCGGGACTCCCGTCACATGTATCACACACGATGAGAACAGTAACTGCATGATAACAGGGGACATTA agggTTATTTGACATTATGGAGCATTAGCAAACTGTTGAAGAACCCGGAATCCACAGAACAG AATGCAGTAAAACAGTTGATCTGTTGGCGGGCTCATCTGGTCAAGATTGTCTCCCTTATGTACATAGATAAACTCAAGGCCATATTTTCTGGGTCCACAGATGGATCAGTCAG GGTTTGGTGGGGTCACAAAGGTCGTTTTATAGGCTTTTTCAGCCAGCATAGACCTTTTGTGTTTCCAAGGAACGAAGAGTCAGCAGGACCAGCAACTCTGCCCTATGATATTACAGAg GCTCCTCTTGCCCCAGTTAAAGTTAAAAGTGCAAAGCAAAAGATTAGAACCAAGGAAAACATCAAGTTCCCTCTTGTGGTTGACTATGAAAG GTGGCAGCCTTTTAGACGATCAGCTTATAATCGGGATAAACAGACAACAAGTCGCAAAAAACGCATTCCTCAACCGGAGGACAGAAAATTCTTTGGAGCACTTATCAAACCAAAG GATTACTTAAAGAAAGTTTTATCTCCCACTAATAAATGG GCCTACAATCATCACTTAGAGAGTTTTAACACAGCTGATAAAAACCAAGGAGCAGTATTTAGGGCTTTGCCTGTGTATCGG ATAAAAACTCCAAAGAAAGTGACCATTCCAGAACCTAGCTATAAGATTCCCACAGAGGATGAGTCCCAGAGCTACCTGTTTGGGAACGCCAGCAAG GCTCCGGCAACCAACAAGATACAGAGACGACAGACGACAATCATTAAGCCGCCGCCAGGGGGCGGTTTGCAGGGTTCTTCCACCAGTCGTTCTGTGGTATCTTCTTCTAACATCGCCTCACCCAGGAGACAGAGTCGTCCGTCGTAG